In Tachysurus fulvidraco isolate hzauxx_2018 chromosome 9, HZAU_PFXX_2.0, whole genome shotgun sequence, the sequence CTTCTCACTGGGATGGGGACGTCCAGCGAGCATCCAGCGAGGGTCGTAGGGAGCTTTGGAAGGGATGAATTCAATCTCTCTGTCCACTGGATCAGTCGGGGGCATCAGAGGTGCAAGACTGTGCTTATTCTAACAACACACATCTCATTAAATAACTGTTTCAGTCCATTACtgcatattaaaataaaatatagaaacagtAATCTGAAAAACACATAGGTAACACCAGAAATATGTAGTTACATAAGGTGTGGAAgaagatttaataaaataaaggataCTATAATAACTCTATGAATAAGATAAGATAGAAAATTCCCCgctgtgggatgaataaaggtatataTTATTGCAGCaaaggaaaaaatagaaaagaagaagaagaagaagaagaagaagaagaagaaaaagaagaagttgaagaaaaaagtgtgtgtgtgtgtgtgtgtgtgtgtgtgtgtgtgtgtgtgtgtgtgtgtgtgagactcttgatgcctttattttgtttcttccCTTCAGGATGTTTCCCTCAATCACACACTGACCTTTGGCATGTAGGAGAGCCACTGCAGGATGGTGAAAACACCCTCAAAGTCGTCCGGGACCGTGGTGTGTGTGACTCCGTTGTTGTGCATGATCTGCACGCCACCCAGCTGGTTGTTGGAGGTGTAAACCTCACGACCAAGAACCTAAAAAACAGCAGAGAGAAGAAGATGAGAACAGAGaagatttaacacacacacaaaaaaaactatatgCCATGTATTAACATATTAATGACATTGGCAACAATAGTACAAATAGAGTAGGTACACATGTACCCTCAAAGTTCaaacatattatacaatatacatatCATACAATATTAGCACCTTGTTTAGCGCTCCTGCTCCAGTCAGAATGATGTGGGAGTTTTCCACTTGGATCACCCTCTGTCCCAGTCGGACCAGGTACGCTCCAATGCCTATCGCCCGACATGtcacctacacaacacaaacaatataCCAACACAGTCCTGACAACCTAACGCAACCAATAATGCCTGCAGCAAGAACAAGAAATAAACCGGAACTCAGTATCTCACCATACTGATAGTGATGATCTCCTCATACGCCTGTGATGACTCTCCTGCAATCATCCCTGAACCTCTGAGGTTCTCTACACCAAGCCCATCTTCCTTCCCAATGATGTCAGTGATGATGTACCTGCAGTCCAAGCAGCTGCTTTATTGTGCATAATGAACTCATATGAAcacaaaactataaataaaacccAACCCTCTGATCTAAAGCACAGTATGGAGAGAAATATAAACCTTCAGAGTGACCTAATGTAGAATATTGGGTTCATATTCAAGAGGAACAAACAGGGTATGAAATCTAATTCTACTAAAAGACAAAAGATCACATCTATATTCacaatatataaagaaataaaataaaaatgaaacattatataatacagtataataaaaacTGACCTGGACTCTCCGCCCTCCTCCACATGGCGGCAATGGATGGAGTTAGTTGAGCTAATGCGAGTGTAATCCTGaggtgttaaatataaatacttaaaaccctgcagaaaaaagaaacaaacacacacacacacaccagtgagtGAACAATACAACAGAAATCACAAAAACATTACATGAGATCTGCAGCGTTCCGGTGTCCATGGTGTAAAAACACTACCCTGATTTATTGGACACATACGAGATCTGTTTATCCTCAGATATCAGTTTTATTTggattaataatgataatgaagtGGTTATTGGTTTGAAAGAGAGAACATTTATACAGAGTTGGAAAGATGGCGTGTTGTTCTCTTACTGGGATTACTGTAGTAAATAAGTAATGATCCGTTTCACCTTGTAGGGGTCGGCAGGGTCGAGCCAGGCCACCTGGAACATGTGCTTGATCTCTTCTGCGAGGCCAATTCGAGCCCCGCTGTTAGCAGCAATGTAAATACGTGGAATCCCCTCGGCTCGCGCCAGTTCTGACGCCCGCAGGAACAGCAGGTCTTCCTGAGGCCCAAATGAGCCGATCAGGTATGTGATGTCATTACAGATCACGATGATCTCACGCCCCTCAGGGTACTCGGGGGTCCTCATCTTCATGCGGAATGCCACCATGCCCACCTGAAAATATTATATGAAGGCACAAAGATCCATGTACCGTTTCAAAGTTCTGTAAATTTGTACTATTTGCGATTTGGCATTCAGCATCATCCACACCAGCGTAATACCtttaaatacagaaaatcaAAGCCTCAAATACCTCGTTGTCACCAGGGAGCCGGTTAATCTGAACGAGTCGTCCCTGAGGATCCAGCACCAGCTCGTGACACAGCAAAACATCTTTAGGGAAATTATTTCCAGGACCCCAAAGCTTAAAGAGAGcctgagacagacagtgacacgTGTTCACATTTAAAACCAGTTTGGATTAAAGCAGACATATATAGAGTTCAAACCCgttttaaatgtaaagacaCACTTCTACATGATTTTACTGGATTTAAGCTGGTTGTTAATTTCTGTGAAGCACAATGCTGCACAGTTTATTGTTCATCTTGCTCCAGTCACACACTGCCAAGTAACTTGTTATTAAAGCATGTGTTATAgctgcgtgtgcgtgtgtgtgtgtgtgtgtgtgttgagacatACCTGGCGGAACATTTCAGGGAAGTCGTAGACGTATGTGGTGCCGAGACTCTGGGCCTGGAAGCGTTTGGCCTGCAGCAGGTCTTTAGTGACATATGGAGTGTTAATGAGCATGCCGTGCAGGGGTCCGTGCTTATCTGTGTATGACTTGAGCAtgatctaaaaaataaaaataaaagtaaaataaaaaaattaggaaaaaattgtaaatgatttaataataataaatcattttaatgcaaataaTGGTGTTAtacctgtattttattttttgttttacaacAATTTGCACAGCTATTGATTATATTAACATCAGCAATCATCTTGCACAgatctgtatgagtgtgtgtgtgtgtgtgtgtgtgtgtacctggccCGATGCTGTGTCTGTGACCTCCGCGTACAGGCTGATGTCGAGGTAATAGCCGTTTTCGTTGGTGAGGAACAGGCGGATGGGGATGGTGTTGCTGTTAGGTGTGAGCCGGATGTTGATCTTGAGCTCAGCCTGCAGCACTCGGAGCTTCCACAGACGCCGCCCGTAACGCATCACCATGGAGCGCACAGACTCCTCGATCTGACATCACACAGATAGGATAATGTAACGTGATTAAGCtgtatcagccaatcaggagagAGGAGGTGGGATTTGGTCTAATACTGCTGGAAAATAACAACACTGGCTTAATTCTTACAAAACACTTGTAAAGCTACGTATATATTTTCTAACAGAATAATGTGTTGACTTGCGCCTAACAAACACTGTTAATGTCTCAATAACACCTGATGCTGAATCAGTTAATAAATCCCTCTATGTCATCATTACTgacttcagccaatcagaactgCCTGATTTGGTGCACTATAATTCTATAATTTAATATTCAGTTTAGTGTTACctgacacagaaacacagatctTGATAACATGCTCTTTTGATGCAGACCTTAATGGGGTCCATAATGACTGTGGGGACAAAGTTGAGGAAGATGTGGTTGCAGTCGGTGCGCGTGTACGTGTTGCTGAAGGCCACCTCCAGCTCATCCATCGCCTCCAGGAGCAAACGCTCGCCTTCATTCTGAAGATACTCAAAAGATGCTTCCTGCATGcgtgcgcacacaaacacacacacacacacacaagctgtacTTACATTTACAATACAGCAAATGGAAATACACTCTGGAAATACACAATATTTTTAACTATATAGGTGTGATAGCAATTTCTGTATCAGACCTTTCTTTTGTTCACTTATTGTTGTCTTTATCCCCAGTACTTACAGATAGAATATATACATCATCATATACGGTATAAATTTGGGGTATAAATTTCAGCTCTCGTGACAGAAATACAATATGTGATAAATACTATAGTCAATATTTGACATGCAGTTGCTAAGGAGAACTATGAAGTGGACCTAAAGTGGTTACCTTGGTGATGAGGTCGGAGTGGCGGATGATGGCTCTAACAAAGAAGCGGTAGTCAGTGACCTCAGTGCCCTCCTCAACACGGGCAGCACCCAGGTACAGGTGCATCTTGTGGTTAGCGCAAGGCACGGCCATCAGGGCAAAGTTCCTCATGCGGTTCAGCTCCAGCTGGAAGGCCAGGGCTGGCTCCAGGTTCCGGTAGATCCGATCCTCCTGgaactaaaaacacacacttaaaattcACAAGACACTCAATACAATATTGCATGTAAAATTTTATCaaggctttattattattatttttttttacctcatctCTGGCTCGAAATGTGAAGAATTTAGGAAATTCcctctattaaaaaaataaagaaataaaagtataaaagcacaaaatatatataaataacatgaCACAGAATCACTATACacatatagaaaaataaaacctaaaataaaagtataaaatcaaaaattcactttaataatttataataataaaaatgttgctataatttatttttggaaaattgtacaataaatataaagaaatccatattaaattattattataaaatctaTTCATTCAAAACTATTCATGTGAAGTTACATTTCTTCTGAGATACAAATCATTCTCTTACTTTCTGTGCCACCAGGAAGGTGACTCTCCTGATCCCATATTCATACAGCACATCTTTCTGTCAGAGAAtaaaaaagtactaagaaaGCTGTAGCGGACATTCAGCATTACACTCAGTGAGTTTCTGTGACTGGAAAGCTGACAGATTTACACCCTggctgagacagacagacagatatcgGGTTCTGAAGGTCCCTCTGGATAAAAGCATCGGTCTACTGAGTCACTTCATAATGAACAATTAGTCACAGATAAATGATACCATTAAGTGAAAACTTGTGACACTAAAGacagagacaaaataaatgaactcaCTTTGGACTGAGTGAATTCGGTGAACGCTGTAACTAAAGCGTCATCATCCTCAGTGTCAGCTGATTTGATGGAGACGTTAATGATGTGGATGGGATTCTCCCTCATGttctgtacacatacacatcatcacacactgcaGCTAACACcatgtgtgtgactagtgtgtgtgtgtgtgtgtgtgtgtgtgtttactttaatGCAGTCTTCATCATAAACAATCTCAGAGAACAGTGTGTTCTCACTCAGTGGGTCAGCAAAGCAGGAAATGACTTCATCAAAGCACCTGCACATGCAGAAACAACACGAGCATCATGGCttcagtttcacacacacatactcacacacacatacacacacacaattacctTTTGAAGTCATCAAAGCACTGGAATGCCACCATTGCTCCCATCCTCTGACAGGGAGGAGACAGCGCCCCCTCCAGGAAGAGCTCACTGCCCTGACGCTTCATTGAATCAAACTGCCCTGACCCGCTCATCGGCAACCTGCGTGTGTGTAGGAGTTAATTAAGGAAAGAACATCATGCACGTTGTACTAAAGCTGCTACAGATGACAGAACACAGAAGCTGTTTGCATGTCAGATATGTTACTCGCCCATCTACATGTTTTGATTTATATTAAGTGATTAATGGAAATTCTAAAGTAATAAAGAGATCATTTTGTCTTTCTTGACACACTCCTTTTACTGCTGCTGAGAGACATTTCCTAATTTTGCTAACACAGTCCTGTTTAAGCTCTGGATCTAAACACACCGATTTAACACACAGTTATATGAATGTTCCTCCTCAGCAAGTATCAAGCTGCCTGTGTTGACTGTGAGCTCCAACAATTCCGATCAATTCAACAATCCATTTAGACAAAAGTCATAATCAAACTGATGTGAATGAATAAGAGGGGAGAGAATGGAGTCTTATTGGCTTGGGAAAAGCAGCAGAGACACCCAGCATGCACTGGTGCACACAGCCAGGCAGCTGATTGGTTGGCAGGAAGGAGCTCGTACTCTACCTGTTCAGCGTGGGACTGCTCCCTCTGTAACGAGAGCATTCAGAGAGCAGCGTTAGGGACAGCGTTCATCAGCCTTCACCTCTAACCTGTACATGCTTCATGTGTAAGGAGAAAAGCTCTGGGTGACTACTGGGGTAAAACGTCCaatagaatagaaaaaataacatctaataaataaatcacacgaATGATTACATCAATGAtgattagaataaataaataacaggtgTTGCATCTATTGGTGTAggtgtttatattttaaattaaagtgttTTAAGTTTTTGCTCCACTTAACAAGCAGATAAATTACTTCTGGCTGGATGAACAAAGCCACTACACTGTCTGAGGTAACAAAGCAGAATAAGAAGTTTAGTGCCATTAGCATGTGGAGATTaagaagtttattattattaaggaaaTTAATTTCTGTATAGACATAAACCCCCAGCAGACAGAGGTTTAGCCCATTAGCATGGAGAGAGTTAGCACAGAGGGTTCATTAGTAGCTTGAAGGAATAGAGAGAGATCATTACATGGGTTTGGGAATGGAGAGACTCACTCTGATGTACGGCTCTTTTagcacaaaatacacacaagacaaagtaaaaaaaaaaaaagtctttaaaacaCTTTGAACACGTTTACAAATATTACTGTATTAAAAAGTCTAAACTAAGTTGAAGATCTCCTGCACCTTTAATTAATTTATGGTAATAATTCTGCTTTTACTTTATAAGTGTTCAAGTGATTAGTTGGatcttattattgttgttgggGATCAGTGACTTTAAAGAAATGATGAACAAAGAACACAGTTTTAAAGCAGATTGTCTAAAGTTTTACTTATTTACTCGTTTTGATAAATTAGTTTCATAACTGTtaacttcattcattctgacaatatatataaatatccaaAGGAATCAGATAGGATCATTCAAACAGCTTACTTCATTAATtagttatattattttattgtctccatcttttttttttatttgatatatttaattGTCTGTTTAACACATCAGGCAACACTGAGACTTTTTAAACTAAAGCTAAAGATCGTATTTGAACAGAAACATCATTACTACACATATATGAATgcattgtgagtgtgtgtgagtgtgtgtgtggaggtgggaGGATGTTACCTGTTGGGGTGAGATGAAGGGAGCATGAACTGAAAGTGCACAGCACACGTGCCATCATTCAACTGGTGATGCTGCAGACTGTTCAGCTCATAGGCTATATAACCCCTCCTCACATACAcctacgtacacacacacacacacacacacacacacacacacacacacacacacacacacacacacacacacagtaaatataaTGCAGCTAATCACAAGTGCACACTACACATTGTACATAACTTAATACAATCTGTTAGAAACATATAAACCTTATATAAAATGCTACTCTACATGATCTCAGATAACCTTCTGTACAGAGACATATGAATAACACACTGACTAGAAGaacagagagaatgaaaagGTGTGTGTACCTCTAAAGCAGCCATACACACCACACGGTTAACGTGGTAGAAGAAACTGGGCAAAACATCAAAGATTGACGTCTCAGACAGGATGAGTTTCTGTgggtggacacacacacacacacacacaaacacaaacacacacacacacggtttactCTCAGCATTATGTTGGAAATCAATTCTTATGAATTTAAAAGTCCAAAGTTCACCTTGAGGTTCTCGGGGCAGAACTGGTGGCCATACATGTCTATAGCAGACAGGAAGATGGACTCCACCTGGTTGTGTCTCACTTCATAGGAGGGCAAATGGGATGCGATTAAAGCCTGCAATGGAAAACACACTCCTTAAACTAtaactactgtacacacacaggcaatgTAATATCAGGACATCTTTCTATCCATCTACAGTGAGATGAAATTCAGAGTCACTAACATTATTGTATAAACACAGTGTaggacataaataaatagttaaacacTGTACAGAATTACACGATGCACTACAAAGCTTAATACTATACACTAAGTCTCACTTATCTAGGTAGTGACAGGACATACATTAATCCTGAGTGGTAAATAAGAACAGTTCTGTACTGGAGAACAGATCTAAGGTCAGAGGTCCTGACTGGTCTACTTACCTGTCTGGAACACAGGGAAACCTTTGAGTTCTCCATCTTACTGAGCTGTGTGAACTCATTCAGGATCACCACCACGTCATCTGTCAGTGCCGGGTCCCGGCTACAAAGCTGATCCTGCCAATCACAACACACCCAGTGACTCCGCCCTCAACAGCAAGGTCCGTTTtagcatttttataaataacaaataaaatgtatttcttcagCTTTAAATCTGATTCACTCGTCTATGTAGAAAGTCAGAAAACGGTGTTCTTATTGACAGTAGAGTaaaacacataatgcattattataACACAACACAGATTTAATAACTCAGCATCCGGTGTTTAAAAGAGTGTAAATGAGAGATTTCAGTTTTATCTGAGAGGCTCGATGATGTGTGTCATCTTTAAATAGAGTAAAGTATTCTTGTATAAAGGGAATCAACTTGTCTTTAGTATTTGTCTTACTATGAGCATGGAGACCAGGATGTTCTTCTTGGAGACCTGAGCATGGGAGAAGATGTGTTCGAGCACAGGAGTCATATCAGGCTTGTACTGCTCTCGCAGGTTTATCACACACTTATCATACGTgcctgagacacagagaggagaTTGTGGGAGAAATGAGTGTGAGGgatttacatataaaatacagaGTAAAATAAGTGTTATTAACtcaagtggtgtgtgtgtgtgtgtgtgtgtgtgtgtgtgtgtgtgtgtgtgtgtgtgtgtgtattaccctGTTGGAACTGCATCTCCACCTGCAGGTAACGGCGCAGCAGGTCTAAAACTACAGCCTTCATATAGCCTCGAATACCACTGCGATAcctacacaaacaaataaaataaaaaggtttaattaGTGAACCTAAGCGATATTGCAAGTAGGGATTCAGTCAATTCTAGGATAaattagttcattttatttccccACACTCAGTTCTGTATGGACAATTTCCTAATATGTGCAATAAATTTTTAAATCTGCCTCACAATCACCGCATCTCTGATTAAGGGGTGAAATATTACACTGAATTCCtcactacacagaacaaaccctgTATTTCTACTGTAACTCTGTTATATAACCTAAAGCCCAcagtacagagacagagaaaggccAAGTCTCACCTCTGCACGAGCTGCACCATGCTCTGAGTGTTCATGAAGAAAACCTCACGGTCTGCTTTCTTCTGTAGCATGGCTGCGTGACTGTCCAGGATATTCGCAAtctaaagcaaaacaaacgtCCGTCTAGGTGCCAGatacttttaaaatgattaactgAAACCTTCACAATGTACTTCATAGACAGAAGTTATAGACACTGTATGCACTAGATacactgcatttatttatttaaggtcAGAGTGAACCCAAAGACCACCCAGACAACGCCATGTGCAAGGGGACAATTCATGTTCTCATCCAGTGGGAGGAAACTGGTGGAAACCAGAGTGATCAATACATCTGTACTCACCCTCTGGCTGGGGAACTGACAGAGAACAGAGGTGATGTTGCTGGCGTACTGGGCCATAATCTTGCGGATGACTTTCTCCACCGTGACAGGGATACGACCCGAGACGCTGGTCATGATGTCCTGCAGCTCCAGCAGTGGCAGTGAAGGGTCACGTAGAGTCCGCATCAGAGAGTCCACCCACTTATTCAGCTGAACACATACAAAGTGAGGAGATAGATAATGTGTCAGATCAcgataacacacacaaatcaattttaattcaaataatcTGAGTGATGAGTACATTTACATGCCACTGGGAAGAGATAAATAAACCTAGTTTATGAATAATCcatggagaaaaaagaaaaggaactgACTGAAGACACGTCCAAATATCAAAGCTATTAGAGTCTTGCTGGTGCTATGCTAATATCagtaaactctgtgtgtgtgtgtgtgtgtgtgtgtgtcaccctGTTACTGAAATAGGGCTCAGAGAGACAGTATCCATCCATGACCTTCATCAGGTTCTCCAGCACGCTATGGAAGACCTGGTGCAGTTTCTCCCCCACTGTGGGCAGCGGCTCCTGTGCAGGTAACGGCTGAGTGTTCAGCTGCACCTACAGAAACACGTTATATGTACAACAGCTCAGTGCTTTAGGATACAGATATAAAGGAGTTTTAGTTGATAAAAAAGGAGCTGTGATTATAGTACAGGCTGAATAATGCTCGGGTCGTCCAGGTCGATATGAGCCACTACACAGCCGGGCTCTAACACGGCTCCGGGTCTCTTTACAAAGTGAACACAGCCTGATTCCTGCACCGTCAGTGTCATCACCATCTTCATCACCTACACAacattatgtaataaaaaaataaaaatacaacaccaTTTATTTACAAGAACATGAAgacaacataaacataatatatgAGAATATAAAAAATGACCTCGATTTCAGCGTACGGATATCCTGCAGTGACGTGTCCTCCGTCCTCCACAAGGTACTGCAGCAGTTTACCAGCGGAGGGGGAACGCAGCACCGTGGGGTCTCGCttcttctcaaacacacacgtcTTATTGCCCACCGTGATCCGGTATCTGCAGagaaattaaacatattaaactcTTATAAATCCTAAACTAGGTTCACTTGTCCTGAGTGTTCGAATTATTATATAGATTATCACAGTGAAACAGTGTAcaggaaattaattaaattatttactttaattaaattatgagaaacaggaagtgtaaaACCTGTCAACTTCCTCCTTCATGTAGGTGGTGTAGCTGCTGCCACTGTAGGACAGGAGCAGGCCACCATCACTCAGCCTGTGGACATCAATCTCTATGTCCGAGTCGTTCATTATAATCACGTAGGTGGTGGGAGACTGACGGGCCACctaccacacacatatacacacacacacacacacacacacacacacgcacacacatatatacacatacagacacagaaaaattattacaattttgATCTGAATGACATAACACATGAAAGAAACGATTTATTAGGATTTATAATCGCTCACTGAGAGCTGTGGCCtaattacaaaaaaagacaCGAGTTATTGATACAGCATTCATAAAATATGTTATTAAACAGTGACCTTTCTAATCTCATTACCTTCAAGCAGTATTTGATTCCCTCATAGATCAGATCCACCTCCACAGTGTTCACCAGACTAGCAGCAGGTAACACCTGACCtctaaaaacatacaaaatcatATCAAACTTTATCTAgagaacagatttttaaaaatcttaaaatttattatgtggaaaaatata encodes:
- the LOC113656619 gene encoding acetyl-CoA carboxylase 2 isoform X3: MADHYVPVPGGTNNNNYANVEMIVDIAKRIPVQAVWAGWGHASENPKLPELLHKAGISFLGPSSKAMWALGDKVASSIVAQTAGIPTLPWSGSGLKVLWGDEEQKLGHVISVPPELYAKGCVRDVDEGLAGAEEIGYPVVIKASEGGGGKGIRKVDNTEDFPSFFRQVQVEVPGSPIFIMQLAQHARHQEVQILADEYGNAISLFGRDCSIQRRHQKIIEEAPATIASPATFQQMERYAVRMAKMVGYVSAGTVEYLLSEDGSFHFLELNPRLQVEHPCTEMIADVNLPAAQLQIAMGIPLHRIKDIRVLYGETPWDDTTINFEDLESVPCPRGHVIAARITSENPDEGFKPSSGTVQELNFRSSKNVWGYFSVGATGGLHEFADSQFGHCFSWGENREEAISNMVVAMKELSIRGDFRTTVEYLIKLLETECFRNNDIDTGWLDHLIAEKVQAERPDTMLGVVCGALHVADASFRKSMSDFLHSLERGQVLPAASLVNTVEVDLIYEGIKYCLKVARQSPTTYVIIMNDSDIEIDVHRLSDGGLLLSYSGSSYTTYMKEEVDRYRITVGNKTCVFEKKRDPTVLRSPSAGKLLQYLVEDGGHVTAGYPYAEIEVMKMVMTLTVQESGCVHFVKRPGAVLEPGCVVAHIDLDDPSIIQPVQLNTQPLPAQEPLPTVGEKLHQVFHSVLENLMKVMDGYCLSEPYFSNRLNKWVDSLMRTLRDPSLPLLELQDIMTSVSGRIPVTVEKVIRKIMAQYASNITSVLCQFPSQRIANILDSHAAMLQKKADREVFFMNTQSMVQLVQRYRSGIRGYMKAVVLDLLRRYLQVEMQFQQGTYDKCVINLREQYKPDMTPVLEHIFSHAQVSKKNILVSMLIDQLCSRDPALTDDVVVILNEFTQLSKMENSKVSLCSRQKLILSETSIFDVLPSFFYHVNRVVCMAALEVYVRRGYIAYELNSLQHHQLNDGTCAVHFQFMLPSSHPNRGSSPTLNRLPMSGSGQFDSMKRQGSELFLEGALSPPCQRMGAMVAFQCFDDFKRCFDEVISCFADPLSENTLFSEIVYDEDCIKNMRENPIHIINVSIKSADTEDDDALVTAFTEFTQSKKDVLYEYGIRRVTFLVAQKREFPKFFTFRARDEFQEDRIYRNLEPALAFQLELNRMRNFALMAVPCANHKMHLYLGAARVEEGTEVTDYRFFVRAIIRHSDLITKEASFEYLQNEGERLLLEAMDELEVAFSNTYTRTDCNHIFLNFVPTVIMDPIKIEESVRSMVMRYGRRLWKLRVLQAELKINIRLTPNSNTIPIRLFLTNENGYYLDISLYAEVTDTASGQIMLKSYTDKHGPLHGMLINTPYVTKDLLQAKRFQAQSLGTTYVYDFPEMFRQALFKLWGPGNNFPKDVLLCHELVLDPQGRLVQINRLPGDNEVGMVAFRMKMRTPEYPEGREIIVICNDITYLIGSFGPQEDLLFLRASELARAEGIPRIYIAANSGARIGLAEEIKHMFQVAWLDPADPYKGFKYLYLTPQDYTRISSTNSIHCRHVEEGGESRYIITDIIGKEDGLGVENLRGSGMIAGESSQAYEEIITISMVTCRAIGIGAYLVRLGQRVIQVENSHIILTGAGALNKVLGREVYTSNNQLGGVQIMHNNGVTHTTVPDDFEGVFTILQWLSYMPKNKHSLAPLMPPTDPVDREIEFIPSKAPYDPRWMLAGRPHPSVRGSWQSGFFDHGTFSEVMSTWAQTVVVGRARLGGIPLGVIAVETRTVEVTIPADPANLDSEARIVQQAGQVWFPDSAYKTAQAMKDFNREKLPLMVFANWRGFSGGMKDMYDQVLKFGAYIVDALREFHQPVLVYIPPHAELRGGSWVVIDPTINPQYMELYADRECRGGVLEPEGTVEIKFRRKDLLKTMMRLDSEYSRLAQKLSSADLLEKERSNLEAELRGREEFLLPIYHQVAVQFVDLHDTPGRMQEKGVITDILDWKNARSFFYWRLRRLLLEEKVKREIVQANRDLGNGHIKSMLRRWFIETEGTVKAYLWDNNKAVVEWLEKHLSQQEGMQSAIRENIKYLKRDYAIKHIRSLMEANPDVAMDCIIHMAQNITPSQRAEVSHLLATMENSTNTS
- the LOC113656619 gene encoding acetyl-CoA carboxylase 2 isoform X2, which encodes MADHYVPVPGGTNNNNYANVEMIVDIAKRIPVQAVWAGWGHASENPKLPELLHKAGISFLGPSSKAMWALGDKVASSIVAQTAGIPTLPWSGSGLKVLWGDEEQKLGHVISVPPELYAKGCVRDVDEGLAGAEEIGYPVVIKASEGGGGKGIRKVDNTEDFPSFFRQVQVEVPGSPIFIMQLAQHARHQEVQILADEYGNAISLFGRDCSIQRRHQKIIEEAPATIASPATFQQMERYAVRMAKMVGYVSAGTVEYLLSEDGSFHFLELNPRLQVEHPCTEMIADVNLPAAQLQIAMGIPLHRIKDIRVLYGETPWDDTTINFEDLESVPCPRGHVIAARITSENPDEGFKPSSGTVQELNFRSSKNVWGYFSVGATGGLHEFADSQFGHCFSWGENREEAISNMVVAMKELSIRGDFRTTVEYLIKLLETECFRNNDIDTGWLDHLIAEKVQAERPDTMLGVVCGALHVADASFRKSMSDFLHSLERGQVLPAASLVNTVEVDLIYEGIKYCLKVARQSPTTYVIIMNDSDIEIDVHRLSDGGLLLSYSGSSYTTYMKEEVDRYRITVGNKTCVFEKKRDPTVLRSPSAGKLLQYLVEDGGHVTAGYPYAEIEVMKMVMTLTVQESGCVHFVKRPGAVLEPGCVVAHIDLDDPSIIQPVQLNTQPLPAQEPLPTVGEKLHQVFHSVLENLMKVMDGYCLSEPYFSNRLNKWVDSLMRTLRDPSLPLLELQDIMTSVSGRIPVTVEKVIRKIMAQYASNITSVLCQFPSQRIANILDSHAAMLQKKADREVFFMNTQSMVQLVQRYRSGIRGYMKAVVLDLLRRYLQVEMQFQQGTYDKCVINLREQYKPDMTPVLEHIFSHAQVSKKNILVSMLIDQLCSRDPALTDDVVVILNEFTQLSKMENSKVSLCSRQALIASHLPSYEVRHNQVESIFLSAIDMYGHQFCPENLKKLILSETSIFDVLPSFFYHVNRVVCMAALEVYVRRGYIAYELNSLQHHQLNDGTCAVHFQFMLPSSHPNRLPMSGSGQFDSMKRQGSELFLEGALSPPCQRMGAMVAFQCFDDFKRCFDEVISCFADPLSENTLFSEIVYDEDCIKNMRENPIHIINVSIKSADTEDDDALVTAFTEFTQSKKDVLYEYGIRRVTFLVAQKREFPKFFTFRARDEFQEDRIYRNLEPALAFQLELNRMRNFALMAVPCANHKMHLYLGAARVEEGTEVTDYRFFVRAIIRHSDLITKEASFEYLQNEGERLLLEAMDELEVAFSNTYTRTDCNHIFLNFVPTVIMDPIKIEESVRSMVMRYGRRLWKLRVLQAELKINIRLTPNSNTIPIRLFLTNENGYYLDISLYAEVTDTASGQIMLKSYTDKHGPLHGMLINTPYVTKDLLQAKRFQAQSLGTTYVYDFPEMFRQALFKLWGPGNNFPKDVLLCHELVLDPQGRLVQINRLPGDNEVGMVAFRMKMRTPEYPEGREIIVICNDITYLIGSFGPQEDLLFLRASELARAEGIPRIYIAANSGARIGLAEEIKHMFQVAWLDPADPYKGFKYLYLTPQDYTRISSTNSIHCRHVEEGGESRYIITDIIGKEDGLGVENLRGSGMIAGESSQAYEEIITISMVTCRAIGIGAYLVRLGQRVIQVENSHIILTGAGALNKVLGREVYTSNNQLGGVQIMHNNGVTHTTVPDDFEGVFTILQWLSYMPKNKHSLAPLMPPTDPVDREIEFIPSKAPYDPRWMLAGRPHPSVRGSWQSGFFDHGTFSEVMSTWAQTVVVGRARLGGIPLGVIAVETRTVEVTIPADPANLDSEARIVQQAGQVWFPDSAYKTAQAMKDFNREKLPLMVFANWRGFSGGMKDMYDQVLKFGAYIVDALREFHQPVLVYIPPHAELRGGSWVVIDPTINPQYMELYADRECRGGVLEPEGTVEIKFRRKDLLKTMMRLDSEYSRLAQKLSSADLLEKERSNLEAELRGREEFLLPIYHQVAVQFVDLHDTPGRMQEKGVITDILDWKNARSFFYWRLRRLLLEEKVKREIVQANRDLGNGHIKSMLRRWFIETEGTVKAYLWDNNKAVVEWLEKHLSQQEGMQSAIRENIKYLKRDYAIKHIRSLMEANPDVAMDCIIHMAQNITPSQRAEVSHLLATMENSTNTS